Within Kutzneria chonburiensis, the genomic segment TCGGCACGCCGCTGGTCTCGCTGATCACCGAAGGTGATCGGGTCGTCGGCGTCGTCACGCCGAACGGCGAATACCGCGCCCGCTACGGCGTGCTGATCGCCTCCGGCGGCTTCGAGCGCAACGAGGCGATGCGGTCGAAGTGGCAGGACATCGGCACCGAGTGGACCGTCGGCGCGCCGGCCAACGAGGGCGACGGCATCCTGGCCGGGCAGGAGCTCGGCGCGGACGTGGCCATGATGGACGACGCGTGGTGGGGGCCGTCCATTCCGCTCAGCGGAGGCCCGTACTTCTGCCTGTCGGAACGGACTTTGCCCGGCTGCATCCTGGTCAACGGCGACGGCCGGCGCTTCGTCAACGAGGCCTCGCCGTACGTCGATGCCGTGCATGCCATGCGGGACACGGGAAGCGTGCCGGCCTGGCTGATCGCCGACCAGCGCTACCGGGACCGCTACATCTTCGCCGGCATCCCGCCGCGACGGCCGCTGCCCGGCCGGTGGCACAAGTGCGGGGCCGTGCACAAGGCGCAGACGTTGGCGGAGCTGGCGTCGGCCATCGGCGCACCGCCGGAAGCCTTGCAGGACACGGTGTCCACCTTCAATGGCTACGCGAGGACGGGCAAGGACCTGGACTTCGGTCGCGGCGACAGCGCGTACGACCACTACTACGGGGATCCGCGCGTCAAGCCCAATCCCAGCCTGGCCGAGCTGGTCAAGCCGCCGTTCTACGCGGTGCGGATCGTGCCCGGCGACCTCGGCACCAAGGGCGGCCTGTGCACCGACGTCGACGGCCGCGTGCTGCGGGCCGACGGCACGGTGATCGCCGGCCTGTACGCCGCCGGCAACGCCAGCGCGCCGGTGATGGGCCACACCTACGCCGGCCCGGGCGCGACCATCGGCCCGGCGATGACCTTCGGTTACCTTGCGGCGCAGGCCATGGCGGCGGTGAAGGAGCAGTCCGGTGTCCATTGATCCCGAGATCGCCGTCGGTGCGTCGCTCGGCGCCCGCGAGTTCGAGTGGTCGGCGTCCGACGTCATCCTCTACCACCTCGCCCTCGGGGCGACGGAGCTCAGGTACGCCTTCGAGCCGCAGCTCACCGTGCTGCCGACGTTCGGCATCGTCGCGCCGACCTTCCACGTGACCGAGCCGCCGGCCGTGGTCTTCCCGGGCATCGACATCGACCTGGCCGACACTTTGCACGGCTCGCAGCAGATCACCGTGCACGCGCCGCTGCCGACCAGCGGCAAGGCCCGGGCCACCGGCCGCATCGCCGACGTGTACGACAAGGGTTCGGCGGCTGTGATCGTCACCGAGAACGACGTCACCGACCTCGACGGAAACCCGCTCTACACCACGCGTTCCGAGATCTTCGCCCGTGGCCACGGCGGCTTCGGCGGCAACCGTGGCCCCTCAGCCAAGTCCGCCCTCCCCGACGGGCCGCCGGACGCCGTCCTGGTCACGCAAACGCTTCCGCAGCAGGCGTTGTGGTACCAGCTGTGTGGCGACCGCAACCCGCTGCACACGGACCCCGAGTTCGCCGCCCGCGCCGGCTTCCCCCGGCCCATCCTGCACGGCCTGTGCACGTATGGCATGGTGTACAAGTCCATTGTGGACCACGTCGGCACGCCGCTGCCTCGCTTCCAGGCCCGCTTCGCCGGCGTCGTCTTCCCCGGCGACACCCTGCGAACCCGCCTGTGGGGCAGCCAGTTCGCCACGTACGTAGACGACCGTGTGGTGCTCACCGGCACCCACACCCCCGCGAGTCCCGCTTAGCGACACACCGAAATGCGGTTTCGGACAGAACGGGGACTTGAGGCTCGGTTCTGCCTGAAACCGCATTTCGGTGTGACGGAGAGCGGGACTCGCGGGGGTCAGCGGTTGCGGGTGAGGACGAGACCGCTGGTCGGGACGCCGGTGCCGGCGGTGACGACGACGTTCTCCACGCCGCGGACCTGGTTGACCGAGGTCCCGCGGATCTGGCGGACAGCCTCGGCGATGCCGTTCATGCCGTGAATGTACGCCTCGCCGAGCTGGCCGCCATGGGGATTGAGCGGGAGCGTGCCGGTGAGGCCGATGCGGCCGTCGGCGATGAACTCCTTGGCCTCGCCGCGGCCGCAGAAGCCGAGCTCCTCCAACTGGATCAGGACGTACGGGGTGAAATGGTCGTAGAGCACGGCGACGTCGATCTCGTCGGGGCCGAAGCCGGCCTGGTGCCAGAGCTGCCGGCCGACCAGGCCCATCTCGGGCAGCTGGGCGATGTCGTCACGGTAGTAGCTGCTCATGACGTACTGGTCGGCGGAACTTCCTTGTGCGGCAGCGGAAATCAGCGCCAAAGGCTGCGCAAGGTCGCGGGCGCGGGCGGCCGAGGTGACGACGATGGCCACGGCGCCGTCGCTCTCCTGGCAGCAGTCGAGCAGGTGCAGCGGCTCGGTGATCCAGCGCGAAGCCTGGTGCTCCTGCAAGGTGATCGGCCGGCCGTGGAACCAGGCGTGCGGATTGGTGGCGGCGTGCTCGCGCATCGTCACGGCGACGCGGCCGAAATCCTCGCTGGTGGCCCCGAATTCGTGCATGTAGCGCCGGGCGACCATGGCCACGGTGGACGCGGGCGTGCCCAATCCCATGGGATACGACCAGCTGTTGTCCACACCGGACGACGTCGGCACGGTCGCCGCGGCCGTCGCGAACTGTCCGAACCGGTGCCCGGAGCGCTCGTTGAACGCCCGGTAGCACACGACAACCTCGGCCACGCCGGTGGCGACGGCCATCGCCGCGTGCTGCACGGTCGCGCAGGCCGCACCGCCGCCGTAGTTGATACGGCTGAAGAACGTCAGCTCGGGCACGCCGAGTTCGCGGGCCACGGCGATCTCGGCGTTGCTGTCCATGGTGAACGACACCAGTCCGTCCACATCGGACGGCTTGAGGCCGGCGTCGGCCAACGCCGCCGACACGGCCTCCACGGCCAGCCGAAGCTCACTGCGGCCGGAGTCCTTGGAGAACTCGGTCGCGCCGATGCCGGCGATCGCGGCGGTCATGGCAGCACCACCTTGACCGTGCCGGTGACGTGGTCGCCGAGGCTGTTGCGGCCGACGACCCGCACGGTCGCCTCCGCCCCGTCCTGCGCAGTCACCGAACCGCTGAAGGTCAGCGTCTCCCCGGCGTAACACGGCACGCCGAGCTTGATGGAGACGTTGCGCACGAAGGCATCCGGGCCGGCCCAGTCGGTGACGAACCGCTGCACCAGGCCGGTGGTGGTGAGGATGTTGAGGAAGATGTCCTTGGATCCCCGCTGCACGGCCTTGTCGCGGTCGTGGTGCACGTCCTGGAAATCCCGCGTGGCCAGCGCCGTGCTGATCACGAACGTCGGCGTGACATCGATGGTCAGTTCTGGCAGGTCGGTCATCGGACCTCCCACGCCGGCAGGACGAATTCGCCCGAAGGCACGTACCGCACCCGCACCGGCAGG encodes:
- a CDS encoding MaoC family dehydratase; the protein is MTDLPELTIDVTPTFVISTALATRDFQDVHHDRDKAVQRGSKDIFLNILTTTGLVQRFVTDWAGPDAFVRNVSIKLGVPCYAGETLTFSGSVTAQDGAEATVRVVGRNSLGDHVTGTVKVVLP
- a CDS encoding lipid-transfer protein; translated protein: MTAAIAGIGATEFSKDSGRSELRLAVEAVSAALADAGLKPSDVDGLVSFTMDSNAEIAVARELGVPELTFFSRINYGGGAACATVQHAAMAVATGVAEVVVCYRAFNERSGHRFGQFATAAATVPTSSGVDNSWSYPMGLGTPASTVAMVARRYMHEFGATSEDFGRVAVTMREHAATNPHAWFHGRPITLQEHQASRWITEPLHLLDCCQESDGAVAIVVTSAARARDLAQPLALISAAAQGSSADQYVMSSYYRDDIAQLPEMGLVGRQLWHQAGFGPDEIDVAVLYDHFTPYVLIQLEELGFCGRGEAKEFIADGRIGLTGTLPLNPHGGQLGEAYIHGMNGIAEAVRQIRGTSVNQVRGVENVVVTAGTGVPTSGLVLTRNR
- a CDS encoding MaoC/PaaZ C-terminal domain-containing protein, yielding MSIDPEIAVGASLGAREFEWSASDVILYHLALGATELRYAFEPQLTVLPTFGIVAPTFHVTEPPAVVFPGIDIDLADTLHGSQQITVHAPLPTSGKARATGRIADVYDKGSAAVIVTENDVTDLDGNPLYTTRSEIFARGHGGFGGNRGPSAKSALPDGPPDAVLVTQTLPQQALWYQLCGDRNPLHTDPEFAARAGFPRPILHGLCTYGMVYKSIVDHVGTPLPRFQARFAGVVFPGDTLRTRLWGSQFATYVDDRVVLTGTHTPASPA
- the kstD gene encoding 3-oxosteroid 1-dehydrogenase produces the protein MPEFDTVVVGSGAAGMTAALTAARRGLSAVVLEKADTFGGSTARSGGGIWIPNNEVLVQAGVRDTAEDARAYLSAIVGTDVSAERQRAFLDHGPAMLSFVLANSPLRLRWVAGYSDYYPEQPGGRPRGRSVEPRPFDANLLGEDRPLLEQPYLPSPLPITQADYKWLTLIARNVRGPLRAARVGVRGMIGRVRGQRLLTMGQALAAGLRVGLRRAGVEVRLGTPLVSLITEGDRVVGVVTPNGEYRARYGVLIASGGFERNEAMRSKWQDIGTEWTVGAPANEGDGILAGQELGADVAMMDDAWWGPSIPLSGGPYFCLSERTLPGCILVNGDGRRFVNEASPYVDAVHAMRDTGSVPAWLIADQRYRDRYIFAGIPPRRPLPGRWHKCGAVHKAQTLAELASAIGAPPEALQDTVSTFNGYARTGKDLDFGRGDSAYDHYYGDPRVKPNPSLAELVKPPFYAVRIVPGDLGTKGGLCTDVDGRVLRADGTVIAGLYAAGNASAPVMGHTYAGPGATIGPAMTFGYLAAQAMAAVKEQSGVH